The Halobacterium sp. CBA1132 genome has a segment encoding these proteins:
- the gpmI gene encoding 2,3-bisphosphoglycerate-independent phosphoglycerate mutase, whose translation MQAALVILDGWGLADHDHLNAVEAADTPNFDAYAERGGFGTLTTHGREVGLPRGQMGNSEVGHLTIGSGRVVLQEYTRINDAIADGELCQNDAIGGALDHVERTGGRLHVMGLVSDGGVHSDHEHLHAIIECAASRDLPATTHAFTDGRDTAPHGGENYLQTLREVTEEYDTGDVATVIGRYYAMDRDQNWERTKRAYDAIVNRNADHRADSAVEAVRESYDRGDTDEFVEPTIVRGGDALSEGDVVVFCNFRSDRARQLVRMLADVRPEDWANEGVATDPPGVPVATMTEYDESFDFPVAFESERPADTLGEVLAEHSLTQLRVAESEKYPHVTYFLNGGREVEFAGERREIVESPDVPTYDLAPEMSAASVTDVVLDALESDDPDALVLNYANPDMVGHTGDYEAAIEAVETVDGELARLVPALRDAGADVLVTADHGNADDMGTREDPHTAHTFNPVPFVHLPADESDEGARDVRDDGTLRDVAPTLLSLFDIETPAAMTGASLLE comes from the coding sequence ATGCAGGCCGCGCTGGTGATTCTCGACGGCTGGGGGCTCGCCGACCACGACCACCTGAACGCAGTTGAGGCAGCGGACACGCCGAACTTCGACGCCTACGCCGAGCGCGGCGGGTTCGGCACGCTCACGACGCACGGCCGCGAGGTCGGCCTCCCGCGCGGGCAGATGGGCAACAGCGAAGTCGGCCACCTCACCATCGGCTCCGGCCGGGTCGTCCTCCAAGAGTACACGCGCATCAACGACGCCATCGCCGACGGTGAACTCTGTCAGAACGACGCCATCGGCGGCGCGCTCGACCACGTCGAACGCACGGGCGGCCGCCTCCACGTGATGGGCCTCGTCAGCGACGGCGGCGTCCACTCCGACCACGAACACCTCCACGCCATCATCGAGTGCGCCGCCAGCCGCGACCTCCCCGCGACCACGCACGCGTTCACGGACGGCCGCGACACCGCGCCCCACGGCGGCGAAAACTACCTCCAGACGCTCCGAGAAGTCACAGAAGAGTACGACACCGGCGACGTCGCCACCGTCATCGGCCGGTACTACGCGATGGACCGCGACCAGAACTGGGAGCGCACGAAGCGCGCGTACGACGCCATCGTGAACCGGAACGCCGACCACCGCGCGGACTCGGCGGTCGAGGCCGTCCGGGAGAGCTACGACCGCGGCGACACCGACGAGTTCGTCGAACCCACCATCGTTCGGGGCGGGGACGCGCTCAGCGAGGGCGACGTGGTCGTGTTCTGTAACTTCCGCTCGGACCGCGCGCGCCAACTCGTGCGCATGCTCGCGGACGTCCGCCCCGAGGACTGGGCGAACGAGGGCGTCGCCACGGACCCGCCCGGGGTGCCCGTGGCGACGATGACGGAATACGACGAGTCGTTCGACTTCCCCGTCGCCTTCGAGTCCGAGCGCCCCGCGGACACGCTCGGCGAGGTGCTCGCCGAACACTCCCTGACCCAGTTGCGGGTCGCGGAATCCGAGAAGTACCCCCACGTGACGTACTTCCTGAACGGCGGCCGCGAGGTGGAGTTCGCGGGCGAACGCCGCGAAATCGTGGAGAGCCCCGACGTGCCGACGTACGACCTCGCGCCCGAGATGAGCGCCGCGAGCGTCACCGACGTCGTCCTCGACGCGCTCGAATCGGACGACCCGGACGCGCTCGTGTTGAACTACGCGAACCCGGACATGGTCGGGCACACGGGCGACTACGAGGCCGCCATTGAGGCCGTCGAGACCGTCGACGGCGAACTCGCGCGCCTCGTCCCCGCGCTCCGCGACGCGGGCGCTGACGTCCTCGTCACCGCCGACCACGGCAACGCCGACGACATGGGCACCCGCGAAGACCCCCACACGGCGCACACGTTCAACCCCGTGCCGTTCGTCCACCTCCCCGCCGACGAGAGCGACGAGGGCGCCCGGGACGTCCGCGACGACGGCACACTCCGCGACGTCGCGCCGACGCTGCTGTCGCTGTTCGACATCGAGACGCCGGCAGCGATGACGGGCGCGTCGCTGCTGGAGTAA